The Candidatus Paceibacterota bacterium genomic sequence ATCAAGACTAAAACTCTTTGATATTTGTTTGATATTAACATTAACTTTTTTTAAAGTAACAAGCAGAGAGAACATGAGCAAGGAACCAACTAAGCGTTCAATCCCAATTTCTTTACCAAGGAAGCGTATTTCTTGGCATCTGTTTTCTTGAGATAATTCATTAGCCTCTTTCTTTTGGAAACCATGCCTAAAAGACCTCTGCGAGAGTGTACATCCTGAGTATGAGTTTTTAGATGTTTGGTTAATTCGTCGATAGACTCAGTCAGGAGCGCTATTTGAACATTAGTGGAACCAGTATCTGTTTTATGAATTTTGAATTCATCAATAACTTTAGCTTTCTTTTGGGGTTTAAGCATATCTCTTTTTCTTTACTTTATAGACTTAATTTTAACGTCATTAGAGTAACATATTTTCCTCCTTTTAGCAACAATGGTGTATTCTATATTGATTTAATGTCGCAAAATGTATAAACTGAATGTGTCTTATGAAAGGAATTTTAAAGGATATGTCTTTAAAAATACCATTGTTAATTTATGGCTG encodes the following:
- the rpsO gene encoding 30S ribosomal protein S15 → MLKPQKKAKVIDEFKIHKTDTGSTNVQIALLTESIDELTKHLKTHTQDVHSRRGLLGMVSKRKRLMNYLKKTDAKKYASLVKKLGLNA